A single genomic interval of Helianthus annuus cultivar XRQ/B chromosome 13, HanXRQr2.0-SUNRISE, whole genome shotgun sequence harbors:
- the LOC110897326 gene encoding histone-lysine N-methyltransferase, H3 lysine-79 specific isoform X1: protein MSRCYPYPPPGYCRNGATAHEALIESIKLQKETDKAKAERRKEKRAKKEKKEKKKEEKEKRKNDEKSKSHKNHQSQDPHKSLPKEAQLKGTKPNTEVLEKSDLTQEHGQPIKPCYSSDCTQNSNKRRRDDDNDDGLLPDDSNSHGKQIKIRLLKKHKGSDSIKSVEDARSKTVPFVPSSNLDRTLLVSSNRNNGVPATSGRDNHAVHGIPLTQTKSNTRIERTTERNQNGLHPVREQSASGSTAKPILPSVSRKSNVEVLKSSRQQQQPQLQQQIASFARPVVPQSQLKHEIPSSSVVSRNISVRPQGLNAGRQQQGPSALKPGIPGPVLNHLSPITTGKRPISEITNPSSSGPAKLEKKKELKKAGPTRAEKKMMKKHAKYEKLIGSWVPPVFQAILPEVGGEDEDWLSRRTKPANSSISRGEVETCGEVPSTLWQPRARFLAEADIHALPYTIPF, encoded by the exons ATGTCTCGCTGCTATCCGTACCCTCCTCCTGGTTATTGTAGGAACGGAGCTACTGCACATGAGGCCTTGATCGAATCGATTAAG CTCCAGAAGGAAACCGATAAGGCCAAGGCCGAAAGGAGGAAAGAAAAGAGagcaaagaaagaaaagaaggagAAAAAGAAAGAGGAAAAGGAAAAACGAAAGAACGATGAGAAATCCAAATCACACAAGAATCACCAAAGTCAGGATCCTCATAAGTCGTTACCGAAAGAAGCCCAACTCAAGGGAACAAAGCCCAATACTGAAGTGTTGGAGAAGAGTGATTTGACTCAAGAACACGGTCAACCCATCAAACCATGCTACTCTTCTGATTGCACACAAAATAGTAACAAAAGACGACgagatgatgataatgatgatggtTTACTACCTGATGACTCCAATAGTCATG GGAAACAAATCAAGATTCGGTTACTAAAGAAGCACAAAGGATCTGATTCCATCAAGTCTGTTGAAGATGCAAGATCGAAAACTGTTCCTTTTGTGCCGTCTTCCAACTTGGACAGAACCCTACTTGTTTCAAGCAATCGAAATAATGGTGTTCCTGCAACGTCTGGAAGAGACAACCATGCGGTACACGGGATTCCTTTGACCCAAACAAAGTCAAACACACGTATCGAAAGAACAACAGAGCGCAATCAAAACGGGCTTCATCCTGTTAGAGAGCAGTCTGCTTCAGGTTCTACTGCAAAACCGATTCTTCCATCCGTGTCAAGAAAGAGCAATGTGGAAGTGTTAAAATCTAGTAGACAACAACAGCAGCCGCAACTACAGCAACAAATTGCTAGTTTTGCCAGACCCGTTGTGCCTCAAAGTCAATTGAAACATGAGATACCAAGTTCATCTGTTGTTTCAAGAAACATTAGTGTGCGACCGCAAGGGCTTAACGCAGGTAGGCAACAGCAGGGTCCAAGTGCTTTGAAGCCTGGGATACCTGGCCCAGTTTTAAACCACCTAAGCCCAATAACTACAGGAAAAAGGCCCATTAGTGAAATTACAAATCCTAGTAGCAGCGGTCCCGCAAAGCTCGAAAAGAAAAAGGAGCTAAAGAAAGCGGGCCCTACACGAGCcgagaaaaagatgatgaaaaagcACGCCAAGTATGAAAAGCTGATAGGAAGCTGGGTCCCTCCGGTTTTCCAAGCCATACTACCTGAAGTTGGTGGTGAAGATGAGGACTGGCTTTCTAGAAGGACGAAACCTGCGAATTCATCGATCTCCAGGGGTGAAGTAGAGACGTGTGGGGAAGTGCCATCGACATTGTGGCAGCCTCGTGCGCGGTTCTTGGCTGAAGCGGATATACATGCTTTGCCGTATACTATTCCTTTCTAA
- the LOC110897326 gene encoding histone-lysine N-methyltransferase, H3 lysine-79 specific isoform X2 — protein MSRCYPYPPPGYCRNGATAHEALIESIKKETDKAKAERRKEKRAKKEKKEKKKEEKEKRKNDEKSKSHKNHQSQDPHKSLPKEAQLKGTKPNTEVLEKSDLTQEHGQPIKPCYSSDCTQNSNKRRRDDDNDDGLLPDDSNSHGKQIKIRLLKKHKGSDSIKSVEDARSKTVPFVPSSNLDRTLLVSSNRNNGVPATSGRDNHAVHGIPLTQTKSNTRIERTTERNQNGLHPVREQSASGSTAKPILPSVSRKSNVEVLKSSRQQQQPQLQQQIASFARPVVPQSQLKHEIPSSSVVSRNISVRPQGLNAGRQQQGPSALKPGIPGPVLNHLSPITTGKRPISEITNPSSSGPAKLEKKKELKKAGPTRAEKKMMKKHAKYEKLIGSWVPPVFQAILPEVGGEDEDWLSRRTKPANSSISRGEVETCGEVPSTLWQPRARFLAEADIHALPYTIPF, from the exons ATGTCTCGCTGCTATCCGTACCCTCCTCCTGGTTATTGTAGGAACGGAGCTACTGCACATGAGGCCTTGATCGAATCGATTAAG AAGGAAACCGATAAGGCCAAGGCCGAAAGGAGGAAAGAAAAGAGagcaaagaaagaaaagaaggagAAAAAGAAAGAGGAAAAGGAAAAACGAAAGAACGATGAGAAATCCAAATCACACAAGAATCACCAAAGTCAGGATCCTCATAAGTCGTTACCGAAAGAAGCCCAACTCAAGGGAACAAAGCCCAATACTGAAGTGTTGGAGAAGAGTGATTTGACTCAAGAACACGGTCAACCCATCAAACCATGCTACTCTTCTGATTGCACACAAAATAGTAACAAAAGACGACgagatgatgataatgatgatggtTTACTACCTGATGACTCCAATAGTCATG GGAAACAAATCAAGATTCGGTTACTAAAGAAGCACAAAGGATCTGATTCCATCAAGTCTGTTGAAGATGCAAGATCGAAAACTGTTCCTTTTGTGCCGTCTTCCAACTTGGACAGAACCCTACTTGTTTCAAGCAATCGAAATAATGGTGTTCCTGCAACGTCTGGAAGAGACAACCATGCGGTACACGGGATTCCTTTGACCCAAACAAAGTCAAACACACGTATCGAAAGAACAACAGAGCGCAATCAAAACGGGCTTCATCCTGTTAGAGAGCAGTCTGCTTCAGGTTCTACTGCAAAACCGATTCTTCCATCCGTGTCAAGAAAGAGCAATGTGGAAGTGTTAAAATCTAGTAGACAACAACAGCAGCCGCAACTACAGCAACAAATTGCTAGTTTTGCCAGACCCGTTGTGCCTCAAAGTCAATTGAAACATGAGATACCAAGTTCATCTGTTGTTTCAAGAAACATTAGTGTGCGACCGCAAGGGCTTAACGCAGGTAGGCAACAGCAGGGTCCAAGTGCTTTGAAGCCTGGGATACCTGGCCCAGTTTTAAACCACCTAAGCCCAATAACTACAGGAAAAAGGCCCATTAGTGAAATTACAAATCCTAGTAGCAGCGGTCCCGCAAAGCTCGAAAAGAAAAAGGAGCTAAAGAAAGCGGGCCCTACACGAGCcgagaaaaagatgatgaaaaagcACGCCAAGTATGAAAAGCTGATAGGAAGCTGGGTCCCTCCGGTTTTCCAAGCCATACTACCTGAAGTTGGTGGTGAAGATGAGGACTGGCTTTCTAGAAGGACGAAACCTGCGAATTCATCGATCTCCAGGGGTGAAGTAGAGACGTGTGGGGAAGTGCCATCGACATTGTGGCAGCCTCGTGCGCGGTTCTTGGCTGAAGCGGATATACATGCTTTGCCGTATACTATTCCTTTCTAA